A genomic segment from Thermococcus sp. encodes:
- the mrtA gene encoding CPBP family archaeomyxosortase MrtA has product MGIRRNPYILYTLSLPFILAVRYSWRGIFLWALYNVLFLIAVPFALALFLGFRPTELGFKLGNGRGYRWALVLLIATIPLSLYGTTVPSMKDYYPIFSFSSPLDFAIKELAMGAIMLANEAFYRGVLLMPLAEKNRWPAILAQDVPYTLAHIGKPGIEIPYAFVAGIVFSWLDLESESFLPSFLLHWLGSAFFDVLCAFM; this is encoded by the coding sequence ATGGGAATCAGGAGAAATCCTTACATCCTCTATACTTTATCACTTCCCTTCATCCTCGCGGTGCGCTACAGTTGGAGGGGAATATTTCTCTGGGCGTTGTACAACGTCCTGTTCTTAATCGCGGTTCCTTTTGCCCTTGCGCTCTTCCTCGGTTTCAGGCCGACCGAATTGGGCTTTAAACTTGGCAACGGTAGGGGCTATCGCTGGGCACTGGTCCTGCTAATCGCCACAATTCCACTCAGCCTCTACGGCACGACGGTTCCGTCGATGAAGGATTACTACCCAATTTTTAGCTTCTCCAGTCCGCTTGATTTTGCTATCAAAGAGCTCGCCATGGGGGCCATAATGCTGGCCAACGAGGCCTTCTACCGTGGTGTCCTCCTCATGCCTTTGGCCGAGAAAAACAGGTGGCCGGCCATCCTTGCGCAGGACGTTCCTTACACCCTTGCCCACATCGGAAAGCCTGGGATCGAGATTCCATACGCCTTTGTGGCGGGGATAGTGTTCTCATGGCTCGACCTTGAAAGCGAGAGCTTCCTGCCAAGCTTCCTCCTCCACTGGCTTGGCTCGGCGTTCTTTGATGTGCTATGTGCGTTTATGTGA